A genomic region of Halogeometricum rufum contains the following coding sequences:
- a CDS encoding helix-turn-helix transcriptional regulator, which yields MHDLTAFQRDLLIVVSGLDEPHGLAVKDELEDYYETEIHHGRLYPNLDTLVEKGLVDKGKRDRRTNVYTVTARGRRDLDARKTWEATYLEE from the coding sequence ATGCACGACCTGACCGCGTTCCAACGCGACCTCCTCATCGTCGTCTCCGGTCTCGACGAGCCTCACGGACTGGCGGTGAAGGACGAACTGGAGGACTACTACGAGACGGAGATACACCACGGTCGTCTGTATCCGAACCTCGACACGCTGGTCGAGAAAGGGCTGGTCGACAAGGGCAAACGGGACCGTCGAACGAACGTCTACACCGTGACGGCGAGAGGCCGCCGCGACTTGGACGCTCGCAAGACGTGGGAAGCCACTTATCTCGAAGAGTGA
- a CDS encoding VOC family protein: MAPNVPDLDVEIPEVSQVAFVVEDIEDGMERFGGILGLGPWDVFRFEPPTLTDTTFRGESHDYSMILALAYAGETMIELIEPLEGPSLYTEHLDEHGEGLHHVACFAFEDTEAVVEKFEDAGMPVVQSGVYGEVPYWYFDTADELNGVVFETATNLESMPEPDETHP, from the coding sequence ATGGCTCCGAACGTGCCTGACCTGGACGTGGAGATACCCGAAGTCAGCCAAGTCGCCTTCGTCGTCGAGGACATCGAAGACGGTATGGAGCGCTTCGGCGGGATACTCGGACTCGGACCGTGGGACGTCTTCCGGTTCGAACCGCCGACGCTGACGGACACGACGTTCCGCGGCGAGTCGCACGACTACTCGATGATCCTCGCGCTCGCGTACGCGGGCGAGACGATGATCGAACTCATCGAACCGCTGGAGGGGCCGAGCCTCTACACCGAACACCTCGACGAACACGGCGAGGGCCTCCACCACGTCGCCTGCTTCGCCTTCGAGGACACCGAAGCGGTCGTCGAGAAGTTCGAGGACGCGGGCATGCCCGTCGTCCAGAGCGGCGTCTACGGCGAGGTGCCGTACTGGTACTTCGACACGGCCGACGAACTGAACGGCGTCGTCTTCGAGACGGCGACGAACCTCGAATCGATGCCCGAACCGGACGAGACGCACCCGTAG
- a CDS encoding thiamine pyrophosphate-dependent dehydrogenase E1 component subunit alpha, with protein sequence MVTIDIESEEGQLEILRRMLTIREFDTKAGELFADGELPGFVHLYIGEEAVGVGAVSALEQDDYITSTHRGHGHCIAKGLDPYQMMAELYGKRDGYCNGKGGSMHIADVDAGMLGANGIVGAGPPLATGAALTADYKDEDRVALAFFGDGAVAQGQVHEAINLAATWNLPAVFVIENNQFGEGTPMEKQHNVEHLSATAEAYDIPGFTVDGMDVTAVYEAVEEARSRAADGGGPTLIEADTYRYEGHFEGDHQPYRSEEDVQIWKDRDAIETFKDRLVEAGTLTQEEFEDLREEVSAEIDDAANSAKDADYPDPSEAYEDMFGANVPEISDFAAQMRADGGEPR encoded by the coding sequence ATGGTAACGATAGATATCGAATCCGAAGAGGGTCAACTGGAGATCCTCCGGCGGATGCTCACGATACGTGAGTTCGACACGAAAGCGGGTGAACTGTTCGCGGATGGGGAGCTACCGGGGTTCGTCCACCTCTATATCGGCGAAGAGGCCGTCGGCGTCGGTGCGGTGTCGGCACTCGAACAGGACGACTACATCACGAGCACCCACCGCGGTCACGGCCACTGCATCGCCAAGGGACTGGACCCCTACCAGATGATGGCCGAGTTGTACGGCAAGCGAGACGGCTACTGCAACGGTAAGGGTGGCTCGATGCACATCGCCGACGTGGACGCCGGGATGCTCGGCGCGAACGGCATCGTCGGCGCGGGACCGCCACTCGCGACCGGTGCGGCGTTGACGGCCGACTACAAGGACGAGGACAGGGTCGCGCTCGCGTTCTTCGGCGACGGCGCCGTCGCGCAGGGGCAGGTCCACGAGGCCATCAACCTCGCGGCGACGTGGAACCTCCCGGCGGTGTTCGTCATCGAGAACAACCAGTTCGGCGAGGGGACACCGATGGAGAAACAGCACAACGTCGAACACCTGTCGGCGACGGCAGAAGCCTACGACATCCCGGGGTTCACGGTCGACGGGATGGACGTGACGGCGGTGTACGAGGCCGTCGAGGAGGCGCGCAGTCGTGCGGCGGACGGCGGCGGCCCGACGCTCATCGAGGCGGACACGTACCGCTACGAGGGGCACTTCGAGGGCGACCACCAGCCGTACCGCAGCGAGGAGGACGTCCAGATTTGGAAGGACCGAGACGCCATCGAGACGTTCAAGGACCGCCTCGTCGAGGCGGGAACGCTCACGCAAGAGGAGTTCGAGGACCTGCGAGAGGAGGTCAGCGCGGAGATAGACGACGCGGCGAACAGCGCGAAAGACGCGGACTACCCCGACCCGAGCGAAGCGTACGAGGACATGTTCGGCGCGAACGTCCCCGAGATATCGGACTTTGCGGCCCAGATGCGGGCCGACGGAGGTGAACCACGATGA
- a CDS encoding NAD(+)/NADH kinase: protein MTATVGLVVNPAAGRDIRRLTGGASVSDDYEKRRTAECVLAGLSLEPDVEVLVMPDRGNLGQRIVDQSPAELDVGLLDMSVAGDGGDTRRAAAAFATAADAVVVLGGDGTNRDVAHTIEDVPVVSVSTGTNNVFPNAIDGTVAGGAAALVATGGVSRAETTYRHGMVEAVADTANGERTIRGLATLGVLDQQFVGTRAILDASRVVGGVVSRASPTEIGLSGIAGGLSLHPPEESGGVGFRLGPPDDCEQTVRAITVPGVVERLGVRAWDRLDDDETTTFELPQGVVSVDGERELEVREATIDVRPVPDGPVVVDVDAVYERAARDGFFSRP from the coding sequence GTGACGGCCACTGTCGGCCTCGTCGTCAACCCGGCGGCGGGGCGGGACATCCGCCGCCTCACCGGCGGTGCCAGCGTGAGCGACGACTACGAGAAGCGACGGACCGCCGAGTGCGTCCTCGCCGGACTCTCGCTCGAACCCGACGTCGAGGTGCTGGTGATGCCGGACCGGGGCAACCTCGGACAGCGAATCGTGGACCAGTCGCCGGCCGAACTCGACGTCGGCCTCCTCGACATGTCCGTCGCCGGCGACGGCGGCGACACCCGGCGTGCGGCCGCGGCGTTCGCGACGGCGGCCGACGCCGTCGTCGTCCTCGGCGGCGACGGCACCAACCGCGACGTGGCGCACACCATCGAGGACGTCCCCGTCGTCAGCGTCTCCACGGGCACGAACAACGTGTTCCCGAACGCCATCGACGGCACCGTCGCCGGCGGCGCGGCCGCACTCGTCGCCACGGGCGGCGTCTCGCGCGCGGAGACGACGTACCGCCACGGGATGGTCGAGGCCGTCGCGGACACGGCGAACGGCGAACGCACCATCCGCGGCCTCGCGACCCTCGGCGTCCTCGACCAGCAGTTCGTCGGGACGCGGGCCATCCTCGACGCCAGTCGCGTCGTCGGCGGCGTCGTCTCGCGAGCCTCGCCGACGGAAATCGGCCTCTCGGGCATCGCGGGCGGTCTCTCGCTCCACCCGCCGGAGGAGTCGGGCGGCGTCGGCTTCCGTCTCGGTCCGCCGGACGACTGCGAGCAGACGGTCCGGGCCATCACCGTTCCCGGCGTGGTCGAACGCCTCGGCGTCCGCGCGTGGGACCGCCTCGACGACGACGAGACGACGACGTTCGAACTTCCACAGGGCGTCGTCTCCGTGGACGGGGAACGCGAACTCGAAGTCAGGGAGGCCACCATCGACGTGCGACCCGTCCCCGACGGCCCCGTGGTCGTCGACGTGGACGCCGTCTACGAACGCGCGGCGCGCGACGGCTTCTTCAGTCGGCCCTGA
- a CDS encoding alpha-ketoacid dehydrogenase subunit beta: MSTESQSGGGVPETETMTMREAIRQALREEMNRDEDVFVMGEDVGLFGGVFDVTGDLVEDFGEERVRDTPISEAGFMGAAVGAAATGSRPVVEIMFSDFLGVCSEQVLNQMAKNRYMFGGKTEMPVTVRTTEGGGMGAASQHSGTLHTWFAHLPGIMAVAPGTPRAAKGLLKSAIRSNDPVFFFENKAVYEQEGEVPVDDDYTIPLGQASVEREGDDVTVVATQRMVGESLDLAEELAGETSLEVIDLQSMYPMDTDTLVESVEKTGRLVVADESPLSYGTHAEVVARIQEKAFFSLDAPIQRVGVADTHIPFSPVLEEEVLPHAGDVRAAIDRVI; this comes from the coding sequence ATGAGTACCGAGAGCCAGTCAGGCGGCGGCGTACCGGAGACGGAGACGATGACGATGCGGGAGGCCATCAGACAGGCCCTCCGCGAGGAGATGAACCGCGACGAGGACGTGTTCGTCATGGGCGAAGACGTGGGTCTGTTCGGCGGCGTCTTCGACGTGACGGGTGACCTCGTCGAGGACTTCGGCGAGGAACGGGTCCGCGACACGCCCATCAGCGAAGCCGGATTCATGGGTGCGGCCGTCGGTGCGGCCGCCACGGGCAGTCGTCCGGTCGTCGAGATAATGTTCTCGGACTTCCTCGGCGTCTGCTCCGAACAGGTACTCAACCAGATGGCGAAGAACCGCTACATGTTCGGCGGCAAGACCGAGATGCCCGTCACCGTTCGCACCACCGAGGGCGGCGGGATGGGCGCGGCCAGTCAGCACTCGGGAACGCTGCACACCTGGTTCGCCCACCTCCCGGGCATCATGGCCGTCGCGCCGGGCACGCCGCGGGCCGCGAAGGGCCTGCTCAAGTCCGCCATCCGGTCGAACGACCCGGTGTTCTTCTTCGAGAACAAGGCGGTGTACGAACAGGAGGGCGAGGTGCCGGTCGACGACGACTACACCATCCCCCTCGGGCAGGCGAGCGTCGAACGCGAGGGCGACGACGTGACCGTCGTCGCGACCCAGCGCATGGTCGGCGAATCGCTCGACCTCGCGGAGGAACTCGCGGGCGAGACCAGTCTGGAGGTCATCGACCTGCAGTCGATGTACCCGATGGACACCGACACCCTCGTCGAGAGCGTCGAGAAGACGGGCCGACTCGTCGTCGCCGACGAGAGTCCGCTCTCGTACGGCACTCACGCCGAGGTGGTCGCGCGGATACAGGAGAAGGCGTTCTTCAGCCTCGACGCGCCGATTCAGCGCGTCGGCGTCGCCGACACGCACATCCCGTTCAGCCCCGTCCTCGAAGAGGAGGTGCTCCCGCACGCCGGGGACGTGCGCGCAGCCATCGACCGCGTGATCTGA